From the genome of Trichomycterus rosablanca isolate fTriRos1 chromosome 18, fTriRos1.hap1, whole genome shotgun sequence:
GTATCAAAGTTCCAGAACGTTCAGAACCTCGTATCAAAGTTCCAGAACGTTCAGAACCTCGTATCAAAGTTCCAGAACTTTCAGAACTTCCTATTATAAACAGTTCCAGAACTTTCAGAACGTCAAATCATAAAGAGTTCCAGAACTTTCAGAACGTCAAATCATAAAGAGTTCCAGAACTTTCAGAACGTCAAATCATAAAGAGTTCCAGAACTTTCAGAACGTCAAATCATAAAGAGTTCCAGAACTTTCAGAACGTCAAATCATAAAGAGTTCCAGAACTTTCAGAACCTCGTATCAGAGTTCCAGAACTTTCAGAACCTCGTATCAGAGTTCCAGAACTTTCAGAACCTCGTATCAGAGTTCCAGAACTTTCAGAACCTCGTATCAGAGTTCCAGAACTTTCAGAACCTCGTATCAGAGTTCCAGAACTTTCAGAACCTCGTATCAAAGTTCCAGAACTTTCAGAACCTCGTATCAAAGTTCCAGAACTTTCAGAACTTCCTATTATAAACAGTTCCAGAACTTTCAGAACGTCAAATCATAAAGAGTTCCAGAACTTTCAGAACGTCAAATCATAAAGAGTTCCAGAACTTTCAGAACGTCAAATCATAAAGAGTTCCAGAACTTTCAGAACCTCGTATCAGAGTTCCAGAACTTTCAGAACCTCGTATCAGAGTTCCAGAACTTTCAGAACCTTGTATCAGAGTTCCAGAACTTTCAGAACCTCGTATCAAAGTTCCAGAACTTTCAGAACCTCGTATCAAAGTTCCAGAACTTTCAGAACCTCGTATCAAAGTTCCAGAACGTTCAGAACCTCGTATCAAAGTTCCAGAACTTTCAGAACCTCGTATCAAAGTTCCAGAACGTTCAGAACCTCGTATCAAAGTTCCAGAACTTTCAGAACCTCGTATCAGAGTTCCAGAACTTTCAGAACCTCGTATCAAAGTTCCAGAACTTTCAGAACCTCGTATCAAAGTTCCAGAACTTTCAGAACTTCCTATTATAAACAGTTCCAGAACTTTCAGAACATCAAATCATAAAGAGTTCCAGAACTTTCAGAACGTCAAATCATAAAGAGTTCCAGAACTTTCAGAACGTCAAATCATAGAGTTCCAGAACTTTCAGAACCTCGTATCAGAGTTCCAGAACTTTCAGAACCTCGTATCAGTTCCAGAACTTTCAGAACCTTGTATCAGAGTTCCAGAACTTTCAGAACCTCGTATCAAAGTTCCAGAACTTTCAGAACTTCCTATTATAAACAGTTCCAGAACTTTCAGAACGTCAAATCATAAAGAGTTCCAGAACTTTCAGAACGTGAAATCATAAAGAGTTCCAGAACTTTCAGAACGTCAAATCATAAAGAGTTCCAGAACTTTCAGAACCTCGTATCAGAGTTCCAGAACTTTCAGAACCTCGTATCAGAGTTCCAGAACTTTCAGAACCTTGTATCAGAGTTCCAGAACTTTCAGAACCTCGTATCAAAGTTCCAGAACTTTCAGAACCTGGTATCAAAGTTCCAGAACTTTCAGAATCTCGTATTATAAACAGTTCCAGAACTTTCAGAACacttagataaataaaatacactaaataTTTCTTCTTTGTGCTCTTTACATTCACCTTCTTATGTAAATCAACGGTTTTATTTTCTGTCCCAATTCTTTTGAATCTGGGTTTGTCCAACTTGTTTTAAGAACCAGACTGATTAGCATGTTCCTATTTTGGGGTTCAGTGAAGGTGAAGGATACGACCCGGAGCCCTCTCTCGATGGGGTCGGTGAGGAGCAGACCCAGAGGGGCGTAGATCTTCTCGTTCTGCTCCTGAATGTACTTGGCGATCTTTTTCAGCACCTGGTTAACCAAAACATCAAAGAGTAAACAGATCAGAAACACTGTACCAATCAGAATGGGACGGAAAACTGAAAGGTTTTGATGTTAATGTGGCAAAAAATGCagaattaatgacattaaaataaaaaacagtgggATGGTACCAGTGTATATAATACAGAGCGAGTTACAAAGAGAATCGACCTGCTTACTGCGGCAACGGTGACACCTAGTGGCTGTATGAGGAATCAGTGATGGTggaggaggaacactgagagtGTAGTGTGTTCCTCCATACATAAAGCTCTATGGAGGCTTTAAACGTGCCAGAGGAGGCGTATGCTAGACTGAGCGCAAAAGGGAATCGAGTATATCCAAACCAGGACAACTCGAATCAGTTTGACGTGCTATCAACCTGTCTGTCTAAGAGGCACAACTGGTTCCTCGCCGCTGTTGCAGACGCGCCCCCCCTGTCTGGAACATCGCCTGatcgatcagcgcccagccagaCGAATGACGTGGgtacaagttcccacagacattctCCTGGTACCTTTTCGTAGTGCGTCTCCATGCAGAGGAAGATGGTGTAGGCGGTGAGACAGGCGAGGCAGCCCTCCAGGTACGACTTCCCCCCCAGCTTCTCGGCCTCGGCGTACAGATTGTTCAGGGTCTGGATCGTCTCATCGAACTGCTGCTTATCCATCTGAGGAACTCAAAGTCGTGtgaaagggtgtgaatactttctgcaCTCATCTGCATAACATCTCTAACAACATTTTTATATTCAGCCTGTGTATGAAGCACCAGGAGGACAAACTGCTCAAGCACGTCTACGACTAAACCCTCTACACCCTGTGATGGAGGAGGTTCTCACCCGGGTCTCCAGCTCGGAGGGGAACTTGGTCTGGAACTTGCAGATGGTTCCTGACGTGTAGTCGCGCTGAATAAAGACTTTGGAGGCGACGGTGGCCTGCTGCCTCAGATCCTGCAAGCTGTGCGTCTGCAGAAAACAGAAAACACATGAAACGCTCCCATCACCCGtctgtcctggattctgtactAACAGCATAAATATGAAACCGCTGGGGGACGATCACGGCCACGCCCGCGTACACCAAACCCCACATTCACCCCTAGTTCTCTGTGCACCACACGGGGtggggtaggtaggtaggtaggtagctgGGATTTATTGCCACGTCAGCACGATTACGGCTATATACGTGGCATGTTGAGTTTTTGTTTGTAGAGGGCGGGGTGTGGCTTTGTACTCCCATCGtttcttttattatataaaGTGTTCTAGTTTCACGGGGTGGGGTGTTTAATTATAGCTACAAATAACTGATCCGGAACTCAGGTGAACAGAacacaacagaacagaacagtacagaacatggcagaaaagaacaaaacagaaccagAAGAGAAcataacagaacagaacatggcagaaaagaacaaaacagaaccagAAGAGAAcataacagaacagaacatggcagaaaagaacaaaacagaaccagaagagaacagaacagaaggtaACAGAAGGTAACAGAAGAGAACaacacagaacagaagagaacagaacagaacaacacagaacagaagagaacagaacagaacaacacagaacagaagagaacagaacagaacaacacagaacagaagagaacagaacagaaggtaACAGAAggtaacagaacagaacaacacagaacagaagagaacagaacagaacaacacagaacagaagagaacagaacagaaggtaACAGAAGgtaacagaagagaacagaacaacacagaacagaagagaacagaacaccacagaacagaagagaacagaacagaacacagaacagaagagaacagaacagaacacagaacagaagagaacagaacagaaggtaacagaagagaacagaacagaacaacacagaacagaagagaacagaaca
Proteins encoded in this window:
- the golga7 gene encoding golgin subfamily A member 7, with product MAETHSLQDLRQQATVASKVFIQRDYTSGTICKFQTKFPSELETRMDKQQFDETIQTLNNLYAEAEKLGGKSYLEGCLACLTAYTIFLCMETHYEKVLKKIAKYIQEQNEKIYAPLGLLLTDPIERGLRVVEMTVFEDRSIGSR